The proteins below come from a single Felis catus isolate Fca126 chromosome A1, F.catus_Fca126_mat1.0, whole genome shotgun sequence genomic window:
- the KIF2A gene encoding kinesin-like protein KIF2A isoform X3, whose protein sequence is MATANFGKIQIGIYVEIKRSDGRIHQAMVTSLNEDNESVTVEWIENGDTKGKEIDLESIFSLNPDLVPDEEIEPSPETPPPPASSAKVNKIVKNRRTVASIKNDPPPRDNRVVGSARARPSQLPEQSSSAQQNGSVSDISPVQAAKKEFGPPSRRKSNCVKEVEKLQEKREKRRLQQQELREKRAQDVDATNPNYEIMCMIRDFRGSLDYRPLTTADPIDEHRICVCVRKRPLNKKETQMKDLDVITIPSKDVVMVHEPKQKVDLTRYLENQTFRFDYAFDDSAPNEMVYRFTARPLVETIFERGMATCFAYGQTGSGKTHTMGGDFSGKNQDCSKGIYALAARDVFLMLKKPNYKKLELQVYATFFEIYSGKVFDLLNRKTKLRVLEDGKQQVQVVGLQEREVKCVEDVLKLIDIGNSCRTSGQTSANAHSSRSHAVFQIILRRKGKLHGKFSLIDLAGNERGADTSSADRQTRLEGAEINKSLLALKECIRALGRNKPHTPFRASKLTQVLRDSFIGENSRTCMIATISPGMASCENTLNTLRYANRVKELTVDPTAAGDVRPIMHHPPNQIDDLEAQWGVGSSPQRDDLKLLCEQNEEEVSPQLFTFHEAVSQMVEMEEQVVEDHRAVFQESIRWLEDEKALLEMTEEVDYDVDSYATQLEAILEQKIDILTELRDKVKSFRAALQEEEQASKQINPKRPRAL, encoded by the exons GCCGAATACATCAAGCAATGGTAACATCtttaaatgaagataatgaaAGTGTAACTGTTGAATGGATAGAAAATGGAGATACAAAAGGCAAAGAG attgaTCTCGAGAGCATCTTTTCACTTAACCCTGACCTTGTACctgatgaagaaattgaaccCAGTCCAGAAACACCTCCACCTCCAGCATCCTCCgccaaagtaaacaaaattgtaaAG AATCGACGGACTGTGGCTTCTATTAAGAATGACCCTCCTCCAAGAGATAACAGAG TGGTTGGTTCTGCACGTGCACGGCCTAGTCAGCTTCCTGAGCAGTCTTCCTCCGCACAACAGAATGGTAGTGTTTCAGATATATCTCCAGTTCAAGCTGCAAAAAAGGAATTTGGACCCCCTT cacgtAGAAAATCTAATTGTgtgaaagaagtagaaaaattacaagaaaaacgAGAAAAAAGGAGACTACAACAGCAAGAACTTAGAGAAAAAAGAGCCCAG GATGTTGATGCTACAAACCCAAATTATGAAATTATGTGTATGATCAGAGATTTTAGAGGAAGTTTGGATTATAGACCATTAACAACAGCAGATCCT attgATGAACATAGAATATGTGTTTGTGTAAGAAAACGACCACTCAATAAAAAAG aaaCTCAAATGAAAGATCTTGATGTAATCACAATCCCTAGTAAAGATGTTGTGATGGTACatgaaccaaaacaaaaagtagatttAACAAGGTACCTAGAAAACCAAACATTTCGTTTTGATTATGCCTTTGATGACTCAGCTCCTAATGAAATGGTTTACAG gtTTACAGCTAGACCACTAGTTGAAACTATATTCGAAAGGGGAATGGCTACATGCTTTGCTTATGGGCAGACTGGAAGTGGAAAAACTCAT ACTATGGGAGGTGACTTTTCAGGAAAGAACCAAGATTGTTCTAAAGGAATTTATGCGTTAGCAG CTCGAGatgtctttttaatgttaaagaaGCCAAACTATAAGAAATTAGAACTTCAAGTATATGCAACCTTTTTTGAAATTTACAGTGGAAAG GTGTTTGACTTgctaaacaggaaaacaaaattaagagtgCTGGAAGATGGAAAACAGCAGGTTCAAGTGGTGGGATTACAGGAACGGGAAGTCAAATGTGTTGAAGACGTACTGAAACTCATTGACATAGGCAATAGTTGCAG GACATCCGGTCAAACATCTGCAAATGCACATTCATCTCGGAGCCATGCAGTGTTTCAGATCATtcttagaaggaaaggaaaactacatGGCAAATTTTCTCTCATTGACTTGGCTGGAAATGAACGAGGAGCTGATACTTCCAGTGCAGACAGGCAAACCAGGCTTGAAGGTGCTGAAATTAATAAAAGCCTTTTAGCACTCAag GAGTGCATCAGAGCCTTAGGTAGAAATAAACCTCATACTCCTTTCAGAGCAAGTAAACTCACTCAGGTGTTAAGAGATTCATTCATAGGTGAAAATTCTCGTACCTGCATg ATTGCCACAATCTCTCCAGGAATGGCATCTTGTGAAAATACTCTTAATACATTAAGATATGCAAATAG GGTGAAAGAATTGACTGTGGATCCAACTGCTGCTGGTGATGTCCGTCCAATAATGCACCATCCACCCAATCAGATTGATGACTTAGAGGCACAGTGGGGTGTAGGGAGTTCTCCTCAGAGAGATGATCTAAAACTTCTTTGTGAGCAAAAT GAAGAAGAGGTTTCCCCCCAATTGTTTACTTTCCACGAAGCCGTCTCACAAATGGTAGAAATGGAAGAACAAGTTGTAGAAGATCACAGGGCAGTGTTCCAG GAATCTATTCGATGGTTAGAAGATGAAAAGGCTCTCCTAGAGATGACTGAAGAAGTAGATTATGATGTAGATTCATATGCTACTCAACTTGAAGCTATTCTTGAgcaaaaaatagacattttaactgAGCTGCGGG
- the KIF2A gene encoding kinesin-like protein KIF2A isoform X2, producing the protein MATANFGKIQIGIYVEIKRSDGRIHQAMVTSLNEDNESVTVEWIENGDTKGKEIDLESIFSLNPDLVPDEEIEPSPETPPPPASSAKVNKIVKNRRTVASIKNDPPPRDNRVVGSARARPSQLPEQSSSAQQNARRKSNCVKEVEKLQEKREKRRLQQQELREKRAQDVDATNPNYEIMCMIRDFRGSLDYRPLTTADPIDEHRICVCVRKRPLNKKETQMKDLDVITIPSKDVVMVHEPKQKVDLTRYLENQTFRFDYAFDDSAPNEMVYRFTARPLVETIFERGMATCFAYGQTGSGKTHTMGGDFSGKNQDCSKGIYALAARDVFLMLKKPNYKKLELQVYATFFEIYSGKVFDLLNRKTKLRVLEDGKQQVQVVGLQEREVKCVEDVLKLIDIGNSCRTSGQTSANAHSSRSHAVFQIILRRKGKLHGKFSLIDLAGNERGADTSSADRQTRLEGAEINKSLLALKECIRALGRNKPHTPFRASKLTQVLRDSFIGENSRTCMIATISPGMASCENTLNTLRYANRVKEFGISPSDIPFSQGSGSRPDLSPSYEYDDFSPSITRVKELTVDPTAAGDVRPIMHHPPNQIDDLEAQWGVGSSPQRDDLKLLCEQNEEEVSPQLFTFHEAVSQMVEMEEQVVEDHRAVFQESIRWLEDEKALLEMTEEVDYDVDSYATQLEAILEQKIDILTELRDKVKSFRAALQEEEQASKQINPKRPRAL; encoded by the exons GCCGAATACATCAAGCAATGGTAACATCtttaaatgaagataatgaaAGTGTAACTGTTGAATGGATAGAAAATGGAGATACAAAAGGCAAAGAG attgaTCTCGAGAGCATCTTTTCACTTAACCCTGACCTTGTACctgatgaagaaattgaaccCAGTCCAGAAACACCTCCACCTCCAGCATCCTCCgccaaagtaaacaaaattgtaaAG AATCGACGGACTGTGGCTTCTATTAAGAATGACCCTCCTCCAAGAGATAACAGAG TGGTTGGTTCTGCACGTGCACGGCCTAGTCAGCTTCCTGAGCAGTCTTCCTCCGCACAACAGAATG cacgtAGAAAATCTAATTGTgtgaaagaagtagaaaaattacaagaaaaacgAGAAAAAAGGAGACTACAACAGCAAGAACTTAGAGAAAAAAGAGCCCAG GATGTTGATGCTACAAACCCAAATTATGAAATTATGTGTATGATCAGAGATTTTAGAGGAAGTTTGGATTATAGACCATTAACAACAGCAGATCCT attgATGAACATAGAATATGTGTTTGTGTAAGAAAACGACCACTCAATAAAAAAG aaaCTCAAATGAAAGATCTTGATGTAATCACAATCCCTAGTAAAGATGTTGTGATGGTACatgaaccaaaacaaaaagtagatttAACAAGGTACCTAGAAAACCAAACATTTCGTTTTGATTATGCCTTTGATGACTCAGCTCCTAATGAAATGGTTTACAG gtTTACAGCTAGACCACTAGTTGAAACTATATTCGAAAGGGGAATGGCTACATGCTTTGCTTATGGGCAGACTGGAAGTGGAAAAACTCAT ACTATGGGAGGTGACTTTTCAGGAAAGAACCAAGATTGTTCTAAAGGAATTTATGCGTTAGCAG CTCGAGatgtctttttaatgttaaagaaGCCAAACTATAAGAAATTAGAACTTCAAGTATATGCAACCTTTTTTGAAATTTACAGTGGAAAG GTGTTTGACTTgctaaacaggaaaacaaaattaagagtgCTGGAAGATGGAAAACAGCAGGTTCAAGTGGTGGGATTACAGGAACGGGAAGTCAAATGTGTTGAAGACGTACTGAAACTCATTGACATAGGCAATAGTTGCAG GACATCCGGTCAAACATCTGCAAATGCACATTCATCTCGGAGCCATGCAGTGTTTCAGATCATtcttagaaggaaaggaaaactacatGGCAAATTTTCTCTCATTGACTTGGCTGGAAATGAACGAGGAGCTGATACTTCCAGTGCAGACAGGCAAACCAGGCTTGAAGGTGCTGAAATTAATAAAAGCCTTTTAGCACTCAag GAGTGCATCAGAGCCTTAGGTAGAAATAAACCTCATACTCCTTTCAGAGCAAGTAAACTCACTCAGGTGTTAAGAGATTCATTCATAGGTGAAAATTCTCGTACCTGCATg ATTGCCACAATCTCTCCAGGAATGGCATCTTGTGAAAATACTCTTAATACATTAAGATATGCAAATAG AGTAAAGGAGTTTGGAATTAGTCCATCAGACATTCCCTTCTCACAGGGTAGTGGCAGTCGTCCCGATCTCTCTCCTTCTTATGAGTATGACGACTTTTCTCCTTCGATTACCAG GGTGAAAGAATTGACTGTGGATCCAACTGCTGCTGGTGATGTCCGTCCAATAATGCACCATCCACCCAATCAGATTGATGACTTAGAGGCACAGTGGGGTGTAGGGAGTTCTCCTCAGAGAGATGATCTAAAACTTCTTTGTGAGCAAAAT GAAGAAGAGGTTTCCCCCCAATTGTTTACTTTCCACGAAGCCGTCTCACAAATGGTAGAAATGGAAGAACAAGTTGTAGAAGATCACAGGGCAGTGTTCCAG GAATCTATTCGATGGTTAGAAGATGAAAAGGCTCTCCTAGAGATGACTGAAGAAGTAGATTATGATGTAGATTCATATGCTACTCAACTTGAAGCTATTCTTGAgcaaaaaatagacattttaactgAGCTGCGGG
- the KIF2A gene encoding kinesin-like protein KIF2A isoform X4, with translation MATANFGKIQIGIYVEIKRSDGRIHQAMVTSLNEDNESVTVEWIENGDTKGKEIDLESIFSLNPDLVPDEEIEPSPETPPPPASSAKVNKIVKNRRTVASIKNDPPPRDNRVVGSARARPSQLPEQSSSAQQNARRKSNCVKEVEKLQEKREKRRLQQQELREKRAQDVDATNPNYEIMCMIRDFRGSLDYRPLTTADPIDEHRICVCVRKRPLNKKETQMKDLDVITIPSKDVVMVHEPKQKVDLTRYLENQTFRFDYAFDDSAPNEMVYRFTARPLVETIFERGMATCFAYGQTGSGKTHTMGGDFSGKNQDCSKGIYALAARDVFLMLKKPNYKKLELQVYATFFEIYSGKVFDLLNRKTKLRVLEDGKQQVQVVGLQEREVKCVEDVLKLIDIGNSCRTSGQTSANAHSSRSHAVFQIILRRKGKLHGKFSLIDLAGNERGADTSSADRQTRLEGAEINKSLLALKECIRALGRNKPHTPFRASKLTQVLRDSFIGENSRTCMIATISPGMASCENTLNTLRYANRVKELTVDPTAAGDVRPIMHHPPNQIDDLEAQWGVGSSPQRDDLKLLCEQNEEEVSPQLFTFHEAVSQMVEMEEQVVEDHRAVFQESIRWLEDEKALLEMTEEVDYDVDSYATQLEAILEQKIDILTELRDKVKSFRAALQEEEQASKQINPKRPRAL, from the exons GCCGAATACATCAAGCAATGGTAACATCtttaaatgaagataatgaaAGTGTAACTGTTGAATGGATAGAAAATGGAGATACAAAAGGCAAAGAG attgaTCTCGAGAGCATCTTTTCACTTAACCCTGACCTTGTACctgatgaagaaattgaaccCAGTCCAGAAACACCTCCACCTCCAGCATCCTCCgccaaagtaaacaaaattgtaaAG AATCGACGGACTGTGGCTTCTATTAAGAATGACCCTCCTCCAAGAGATAACAGAG TGGTTGGTTCTGCACGTGCACGGCCTAGTCAGCTTCCTGAGCAGTCTTCCTCCGCACAACAGAATG cacgtAGAAAATCTAATTGTgtgaaagaagtagaaaaattacaagaaaaacgAGAAAAAAGGAGACTACAACAGCAAGAACTTAGAGAAAAAAGAGCCCAG GATGTTGATGCTACAAACCCAAATTATGAAATTATGTGTATGATCAGAGATTTTAGAGGAAGTTTGGATTATAGACCATTAACAACAGCAGATCCT attgATGAACATAGAATATGTGTTTGTGTAAGAAAACGACCACTCAATAAAAAAG aaaCTCAAATGAAAGATCTTGATGTAATCACAATCCCTAGTAAAGATGTTGTGATGGTACatgaaccaaaacaaaaagtagatttAACAAGGTACCTAGAAAACCAAACATTTCGTTTTGATTATGCCTTTGATGACTCAGCTCCTAATGAAATGGTTTACAG gtTTACAGCTAGACCACTAGTTGAAACTATATTCGAAAGGGGAATGGCTACATGCTTTGCTTATGGGCAGACTGGAAGTGGAAAAACTCAT ACTATGGGAGGTGACTTTTCAGGAAAGAACCAAGATTGTTCTAAAGGAATTTATGCGTTAGCAG CTCGAGatgtctttttaatgttaaagaaGCCAAACTATAAGAAATTAGAACTTCAAGTATATGCAACCTTTTTTGAAATTTACAGTGGAAAG GTGTTTGACTTgctaaacaggaaaacaaaattaagagtgCTGGAAGATGGAAAACAGCAGGTTCAAGTGGTGGGATTACAGGAACGGGAAGTCAAATGTGTTGAAGACGTACTGAAACTCATTGACATAGGCAATAGTTGCAG GACATCCGGTCAAACATCTGCAAATGCACATTCATCTCGGAGCCATGCAGTGTTTCAGATCATtcttagaaggaaaggaaaactacatGGCAAATTTTCTCTCATTGACTTGGCTGGAAATGAACGAGGAGCTGATACTTCCAGTGCAGACAGGCAAACCAGGCTTGAAGGTGCTGAAATTAATAAAAGCCTTTTAGCACTCAag GAGTGCATCAGAGCCTTAGGTAGAAATAAACCTCATACTCCTTTCAGAGCAAGTAAACTCACTCAGGTGTTAAGAGATTCATTCATAGGTGAAAATTCTCGTACCTGCATg ATTGCCACAATCTCTCCAGGAATGGCATCTTGTGAAAATACTCTTAATACATTAAGATATGCAAATAG GGTGAAAGAATTGACTGTGGATCCAACTGCTGCTGGTGATGTCCGTCCAATAATGCACCATCCACCCAATCAGATTGATGACTTAGAGGCACAGTGGGGTGTAGGGAGTTCTCCTCAGAGAGATGATCTAAAACTTCTTTGTGAGCAAAAT GAAGAAGAGGTTTCCCCCCAATTGTTTACTTTCCACGAAGCCGTCTCACAAATGGTAGAAATGGAAGAACAAGTTGTAGAAGATCACAGGGCAGTGTTCCAG GAATCTATTCGATGGTTAGAAGATGAAAAGGCTCTCCTAGAGATGACTGAAGAAGTAGATTATGATGTAGATTCATATGCTACTCAACTTGAAGCTATTCTTGAgcaaaaaatagacattttaactgAGCTGCGGG
- the KIF2A gene encoding kinesin-like protein KIF2A isoform X1 codes for MATANFGKIQIGIYVEIKRSDGRIHQAMVTSLNEDNESVTVEWIENGDTKGKEIDLESIFSLNPDLVPDEEIEPSPETPPPPASSAKVNKIVKNRRTVASIKNDPPPRDNRVVGSARARPSQLPEQSSSAQQNGSVSDISPVQAAKKEFGPPSRRKSNCVKEVEKLQEKREKRRLQQQELREKRAQDVDATNPNYEIMCMIRDFRGSLDYRPLTTADPIDEHRICVCVRKRPLNKKETQMKDLDVITIPSKDVVMVHEPKQKVDLTRYLENQTFRFDYAFDDSAPNEMVYRFTARPLVETIFERGMATCFAYGQTGSGKTHTMGGDFSGKNQDCSKGIYALAARDVFLMLKKPNYKKLELQVYATFFEIYSGKVFDLLNRKTKLRVLEDGKQQVQVVGLQEREVKCVEDVLKLIDIGNSCRTSGQTSANAHSSRSHAVFQIILRRKGKLHGKFSLIDLAGNERGADTSSADRQTRLEGAEINKSLLALKECIRALGRNKPHTPFRASKLTQVLRDSFIGENSRTCMIATISPGMASCENTLNTLRYANRVKEFGISPSDIPFSQGSGSRPDLSPSYEYDDFSPSITRVKELTVDPTAAGDVRPIMHHPPNQIDDLEAQWGVGSSPQRDDLKLLCEQNEEEVSPQLFTFHEAVSQMVEMEEQVVEDHRAVFQESIRWLEDEKALLEMTEEVDYDVDSYATQLEAILEQKIDILTELRDKVKSFRAALQEEEQASKQINPKRPRAL; via the exons GCCGAATACATCAAGCAATGGTAACATCtttaaatgaagataatgaaAGTGTAACTGTTGAATGGATAGAAAATGGAGATACAAAAGGCAAAGAG attgaTCTCGAGAGCATCTTTTCACTTAACCCTGACCTTGTACctgatgaagaaattgaaccCAGTCCAGAAACACCTCCACCTCCAGCATCCTCCgccaaagtaaacaaaattgtaaAG AATCGACGGACTGTGGCTTCTATTAAGAATGACCCTCCTCCAAGAGATAACAGAG TGGTTGGTTCTGCACGTGCACGGCCTAGTCAGCTTCCTGAGCAGTCTTCCTCCGCACAACAGAATGGTAGTGTTTCAGATATATCTCCAGTTCAAGCTGCAAAAAAGGAATTTGGACCCCCTT cacgtAGAAAATCTAATTGTgtgaaagaagtagaaaaattacaagaaaaacgAGAAAAAAGGAGACTACAACAGCAAGAACTTAGAGAAAAAAGAGCCCAG GATGTTGATGCTACAAACCCAAATTATGAAATTATGTGTATGATCAGAGATTTTAGAGGAAGTTTGGATTATAGACCATTAACAACAGCAGATCCT attgATGAACATAGAATATGTGTTTGTGTAAGAAAACGACCACTCAATAAAAAAG aaaCTCAAATGAAAGATCTTGATGTAATCACAATCCCTAGTAAAGATGTTGTGATGGTACatgaaccaaaacaaaaagtagatttAACAAGGTACCTAGAAAACCAAACATTTCGTTTTGATTATGCCTTTGATGACTCAGCTCCTAATGAAATGGTTTACAG gtTTACAGCTAGACCACTAGTTGAAACTATATTCGAAAGGGGAATGGCTACATGCTTTGCTTATGGGCAGACTGGAAGTGGAAAAACTCAT ACTATGGGAGGTGACTTTTCAGGAAAGAACCAAGATTGTTCTAAAGGAATTTATGCGTTAGCAG CTCGAGatgtctttttaatgttaaagaaGCCAAACTATAAGAAATTAGAACTTCAAGTATATGCAACCTTTTTTGAAATTTACAGTGGAAAG GTGTTTGACTTgctaaacaggaaaacaaaattaagagtgCTGGAAGATGGAAAACAGCAGGTTCAAGTGGTGGGATTACAGGAACGGGAAGTCAAATGTGTTGAAGACGTACTGAAACTCATTGACATAGGCAATAGTTGCAG GACATCCGGTCAAACATCTGCAAATGCACATTCATCTCGGAGCCATGCAGTGTTTCAGATCATtcttagaaggaaaggaaaactacatGGCAAATTTTCTCTCATTGACTTGGCTGGAAATGAACGAGGAGCTGATACTTCCAGTGCAGACAGGCAAACCAGGCTTGAAGGTGCTGAAATTAATAAAAGCCTTTTAGCACTCAag GAGTGCATCAGAGCCTTAGGTAGAAATAAACCTCATACTCCTTTCAGAGCAAGTAAACTCACTCAGGTGTTAAGAGATTCATTCATAGGTGAAAATTCTCGTACCTGCATg ATTGCCACAATCTCTCCAGGAATGGCATCTTGTGAAAATACTCTTAATACATTAAGATATGCAAATAG AGTAAAGGAGTTTGGAATTAGTCCATCAGACATTCCCTTCTCACAGGGTAGTGGCAGTCGTCCCGATCTCTCTCCTTCTTATGAGTATGACGACTTTTCTCCTTCGATTACCAG GGTGAAAGAATTGACTGTGGATCCAACTGCTGCTGGTGATGTCCGTCCAATAATGCACCATCCACCCAATCAGATTGATGACTTAGAGGCACAGTGGGGTGTAGGGAGTTCTCCTCAGAGAGATGATCTAAAACTTCTTTGTGAGCAAAAT GAAGAAGAGGTTTCCCCCCAATTGTTTACTTTCCACGAAGCCGTCTCACAAATGGTAGAAATGGAAGAACAAGTTGTAGAAGATCACAGGGCAGTGTTCCAG GAATCTATTCGATGGTTAGAAGATGAAAAGGCTCTCCTAGAGATGACTGAAGAAGTAGATTATGATGTAGATTCATATGCTACTCAACTTGAAGCTATTCTTGAgcaaaaaatagacattttaactgAGCTGCGGG